One part of the Lycium ferocissimum isolate CSIRO_LF1 chromosome 8, AGI_CSIRO_Lferr_CH_V1, whole genome shotgun sequence genome encodes these proteins:
- the LOC132066533 gene encoding uncharacterized protein LOC132066533, giving the protein MYLMDSDRESQRQFFLSTVQLDGAVKVRRVQKKEDPGAFTIPCSVGHHDFARALFDNGASINLMPLAIYKQSGLGMPRPATMQLQMVYRSIKRLVGVVDDVHVRVGEFFLPADFVILDCAVDRDIPIILGILFLATGRVLMDSEKNEIKFHVNDEEVTFQASKGMKLSSAYESILAIDVIDVIDEPLNSRWKKSALGRHWRLI; this is encoded by the exons ATGTACTTGATGGACTCTGATAGAGAATCACAGCGTCAGTTCTTCCTATCGACGGTGCAACTTGACGGTGCCGTTAAAGTTCGACG GGTTCAGAAGAAGGAGGATCCAGGGGCTTTTACTATTCCGTGTTCTGTTGGCcaccatgattttgctcgtgctCTCTTTGACAATGGGGCTAGCATTAACCTAATGCCACTTGCTATCTATAAGCAATCGGGGTTGGGAATGCCTAGACCTGCTACCATGCAACTGCAGATGGTTTATAGATCCATAAAGAGGCTAGTTGGGGTTGTTGATGATGTGCATGTTCGGGTTGGTGAATTCTTTCTACCGGCAGATTTCGTGATTCTTGATTGTGCTGTTGATCGAGATATTCCTATTATTCTAGGGATACTTTTCCTTGCTACGGGAAGGGTTCTTATGGATTCAGAGAAAAACGAGATCAAATTTCATGTTAATGATGAAGAGGTGACCTTTCAGGCCAGCAAGGGAATGAAACTATCAAGTGCTTATGAAAGCATTTTAGCAATTGATGTTATAGATGTGATAGATGAACCGCTGAattcaagatggaagaagagTGCCTTGGGGAGACATTGGCGACTAATCTAG